A region of Gadus morhua chromosome 18, gadMor3.0, whole genome shotgun sequence DNA encodes the following proteins:
- the c1qtnf1 gene encoding complement C1q tumor necrosis factor-related protein 1: MRVQMKVMCVWAVLLLLGPWPAPAYRTPFDQGPLESEQKGPGRTEPRGRPTERYPRDEAPDGGPRSSRECRRCCDPREEPPSGYTGQSYPQFQPPPPEYKVVPQINITILKGEKGDHGERGHFGKSGKGGLTGPQGPAGYKGSKGSVGLPGEACKSHYAAFSVGRKKGLHSGDYYQTLVFDTELVNLYGHFNMFTGKFYCYVPGIYYFSLNVHTWNQKETYVHVMHNEREAVILYAQPSDRSVMQSQSLMLALETHDQVWVRLFKGERENAVFSDDFDTYITFNGHLIKHKNDL; this comes from the exons ATGaaggttatgtgtgtgtgggccgtgCTGCTCCTCCTGGGTCCGTGGCCAGCCCCAGCCTACCGGACCCCCTTCGACCAAGGACCACTGGAGTCTGAGCAGAAGGGTCCAGGCAGGACGGAGCCTAGGGGACGGCCGACGGAACGCTACCCCAGAGACGAGGCTCCGGACGGCGG GCCGAGGTCGTCCAGGGAGTGTCGCCGATGCTGCGACCCCCGAGAGGAACCCCCGTCGGGCTACACCGGCCAGAGCTACCCCCAGTTCCAGCCGCCCCCGCCCGAGTACAAAGTGGTGCCCCAGATCAACATTACCATACTCAAAG GTGAGAAGGGGGACCACGGCGAGAGAGGACACTTTGGCAAATCGGGGAAAGGCGGGCTGACCGGCCCACAGGGGCCCGCTGGGTACAAGGGCTCAAAGGGCAGCGTGGGCCTCCCGGGGGAGGCCTGCAAGTCGCACTACGCCGCCTTCTCGGTGGGCCGCAAGAAGGGCCTCCACTCCGGCGACTACTACCAGACGTTGGTGTTCGACACGGAGCTGGTCAACCTCTACGGACACTTCAACATGTTCACCGGAAAGTTCTACTGCTACGTGCCGGGCATCTACTACTTCAGCCTGAACGTGCACACGTGGAACCAGAAGGAGACGTACGTGCACGTGATGCACAACGAGCGCGAGGCGGTGATCCTGTACGCGCAGCCCAGCGACCGCTCCGTCATGCAGAGCCAGAGCCTGATGCTGGCGCTGGAGACCCACGACCAGGTGTGGGTGAGACTGTTCAAGGGCGAGCGGGAGAACGCCGTGTTCAGCGACGACTTTGACACCTACATCACCTTCAACGGACACCTCATCAAACACAAGAACGATTTGTAG